GAGGGCGACATCATGCACAAGGACACCGGCGGGCACGAAAGCGTGATCAACGCGGGCGGTATTCAGTGGATGACGGCCGGCTCGGGGCTGATTCACGCCGAGGTGTCGTCGGAGGCGTTTAAGCGCCAGGGCGGCCCGCTCGAAATTCTGCAGCTGTGGGTAAATCTCCCGGCCAAGCACAAGATGACGGCGCCGCGCTACATCGGCCTGCAAGCCCCCGATATTCCGCAGGTTACTCTTGGCGAAGGCCGCGTTACGCTGCACGCCGTATCGGGCGAGTGGGCCGGCACCGCGGGCGCCGTGCAGCCGCTGGCGCCCGTTGCCCTGGCCTGGGCCGTGCTGCGCGCCGGGGGCAAGCTCAACCTCCCGATTCCGGCCGAGCACACGATTTTCTTTTACACGGTGCGCGGCAAGCTGCGCGTGAACT
The sequence above is drawn from the Hymenobacter sp. YIM 151858-1 genome and encodes:
- a CDS encoding pirin family protein; protein product: MRSIKQQHRAQSAPIDDLITYRALPTQSVEHLDPFLFLNHHGPQTYPPNNRGLPFGPHPHRGFETVTFILEGDIMHKDTGGHESVINAGGIQWMTAGSGLIHAEVSSEAFKRQGGPLEILQLWVNLPAKHKMTAPRYIGLQAPDIPQVTLGEGRVTLHAVSGEWAGTAGAVQPLAPVALAWAVLRAGGKLNLPIPAEHTIFFYTVRGKLRVNCHETEALRLLEFNHDGDELQLEALTDAVVLLGHAQPFNEPIVAYGPFVMNTPQEIEQAYHDYQAGKFGRWRG